The Metabacillus schmidteae genome has a segment encoding these proteins:
- a CDS encoding Gfo/Idh/MocA family protein, with protein MIFFFEASLNGKDGGILIKVAVVGVNNIGKIHCRYYMENQDAKLVAVCDLNEELAKAAAHEFNVHSYTDLHKLLEKEEIDVVSIATGGKENGSHHFSPAITAIEAGKDVLVEKPLSNSIEEARELVHFAKVNNVRLACNLNHRFVPAALQAKKWIQNGDLGTLLYLNMKLTIGNPNESSPWIHLRALHPHSIDVIRYFGGDIKRVQAFMTKAPGRKVWSTASINLEFESGAVGHLTGSYDMDNGHPIEFCEVAGNKGRFTIDNVYENLTYYPHKSRELKVVRNSVLTGMKGFNETFKNRIDTFISEIKCSVSPQQITGTGYEALCAQEVIEAAIRSQLENGAVIEIGK; from the coding sequence ATGATTTTTTTTTTTGAAGCATCTCTAAATGGAAAGGACGGGGGTATATTGATAAAGGTAGCTGTTGTTGGTGTAAATAATATCGGTAAGATTCATTGCCGCTATTATATGGAGAATCAAGATGCTAAGCTTGTAGCTGTTTGTGACTTAAATGAAGAATTAGCGAAAGCTGCGGCTCATGAATTTAATGTACATTCATATACAGATTTACATAAGCTTCTGGAAAAGGAGGAAATTGATGTTGTTAGTATAGCAACTGGTGGTAAAGAAAACGGATCTCATCATTTTTCCCCTGCCATAACAGCAATAGAGGCTGGGAAAGATGTGCTTGTTGAAAAACCATTGTCCAATTCTATTGAAGAGGCACGAGAGCTTGTCCATTTTGCGAAAGTTAATAATGTTCGATTAGCTTGTAATTTAAACCACCGATTTGTACCAGCAGCTCTTCAAGCTAAAAAGTGGATACAAAATGGAGACCTTGGAACTTTACTCTATCTTAATATGAAATTAACCATTGGGAACCCTAATGAATCAAGTCCCTGGATCCATTTAAGAGCACTTCATCCACACTCTATTGATGTAATTCGGTATTTTGGGGGAGACATTAAACGAGTGCAAGCATTTATGACAAAAGCTCCTGGAAGAAAGGTATGGTCTACCGCATCGATTAATTTAGAATTTGAATCTGGTGCTGTTGGGCATTTGACTGGAAGTTATGATATGGATAATGGCCATCCAATTGAATTTTGTGAAGTTGCCGGAAATAAAGGAAGATTTACGATAGATAATGTATATGAGAACTTAACATATTACCCTCACAAAAGCAGAGAATTGAAGGTTGTCCGCAATTCTGTATTAACTGGAATGAAAGGATTTAATGAAACATTTAAAAATAGAATAGATACATTTATTAGCGAAATAAAATGTTCTGTATCACCACAACAAATTACTGGGACTGGTTATGAAGCACTATGTGCTCAAGAGGTAATTGAGGCAGCCATTCGTTCTCAATTAGAAAATGGAGCTGTTATAGAGATTGGAAAATAA
- the bioW gene encoding 6-carboxyhexanoate--CoA ligase, whose product MQENNFYSVRMRASKGGSHGYGGKHISGGELLSTNSDLQQAVNVLLKKGLTHSRGKPDYMQIQFELLNEQIKRLKPLNVKTNIVETVENGRELACFLLEKAGVPKRIIDKALGQLTNCFGFRGAMLIDIYSGKRIDERNAKGVRVSRMDWLDNNFKKWATHYQFPQNSRLKEALVLASKVSEHHATVAELCWSDDPDYITGYVASKNIGYQRITKLKEYGDEQGCRIFFVNKLEDVNSYINYLEKQPVFIEWEEENDTEID is encoded by the coding sequence ATGCAAGAGAATAATTTTTATAGTGTCAGAATGAGAGCATCAAAGGGAGGTTCGCATGGATATGGGGGAAAGCATATATCTGGCGGTGAGTTGCTTTCAACTAACAGTGATCTTCAACAAGCAGTGAATGTTTTATTGAAAAAGGGGCTTACCCATTCAAGAGGAAAACCCGATTATATGCAAATACAGTTTGAACTATTAAATGAGCAGATAAAACGACTAAAGCCGTTAAACGTTAAGACAAATATAGTGGAGACAGTAGAAAATGGAAGAGAACTAGCTTGTTTCCTTTTGGAAAAGGCTGGCGTCCCGAAAAGGATCATCGACAAAGCATTAGGGCAGCTAACAAATTGTTTTGGCTTCAGAGGGGCAATGTTGATCGATATTTATTCAGGTAAGCGAATTGATGAGAGAAATGCTAAAGGTGTACGTGTTTCAAGAATGGATTGGCTTGATAACAACTTTAAAAAATGGGCTACCCATTATCAATTTCCGCAGAATTCCAGATTAAAAGAGGCACTGGTACTTGCATCAAAGGTAAGTGAACACCATGCTACTGTCGCTGAATTGTGCTGGTCAGATGATCCTGATTATATAACAGGATATGTTGCAAGTAAAAATATAGGATATCAACGAATCACAAAGTTAAAAGAATACGGTGATGAACAGGGCTGTCGAATATTCTTTGTTAATAAGTTAGAAGATGTAAACTCCTACATAAATTATTTAGAAAAACAGCCGGTTTTTATTGAATGGGAGGAAGAGAATGACACAGAAATTGATTGA
- the bioD gene encoding dethiobiotin synthase gives MKGFFVTGTDTGVGKTVIACGLAVAFIENGMDVGVFKPLLSGISRSHPQSDTSLLLQMSQSSLSHKEITPFEFAQPLAPSVAGRLEGNAVGLEEVVNHWEGIKGKHEYFIVEGAGGIAVPLGDRFLVSHLIKALQLPIVIVARPNLGTINHTFLTVQYAKSMGIEVAGIVINGLSDQPDLAEKTNPNVIADVCNVPILGITPKLKEITKEGILRMVLDNIDMSLLSNWLRLKQQR, from the coding sequence ATGAAGGGTTTCTTTGTTACAGGAACAGATACAGGAGTTGGAAAAACCGTTATAGCATGTGGACTAGCTGTTGCATTTATTGAAAATGGGATGGATGTTGGCGTATTTAAACCATTATTAAGCGGGATCTCCCGTTCACATCCGCAAAGTGATACAAGTTTACTGTTGCAAATGTCACAATCCTCTTTATCTCATAAGGAGATTACTCCATTTGAATTTGCTCAGCCGCTTGCCCCTTCTGTTGCAGGGAGGCTTGAAGGAAATGCTGTAGGGCTTGAAGAGGTGGTAAATCATTGGGAAGGAATAAAAGGAAAACACGAATATTTCATCGTAGAAGGTGCTGGCGGTATTGCAGTTCCGCTAGGTGATCGTTTTTTAGTTAGTCATTTAATAAAGGCCTTACAGCTGCCAATTGTGATAGTAGCACGACCGAATCTTGGGACGATCAATCATACGTTTCTTACAGTTCAATATGCAAAAAGCATGGGTATTGAGGTTGCTGGAATTGTAATTAATGGCCTTAGCGATCAACCAGATCTTGCAGAAAAGACAAACCCGAATGTGATAGCAGATGTATGCAATGTGCCTATTCTAGGCATCACACCAAAATTAAAAGAGATAACAAAGGAAGGCATACTAAGAATGGTACTGGATAACATAGACATGTCATTACTTAGCAATTGGTTAAGACTGAAGCAACAGAGGTGA
- the bioF gene encoding 8-amino-7-oxononanoate synthase yields MLNDDRWLNKRLDRMKEAGLTRHIRTINNQSVFSSNDYLGLAKDRRLISAAKRTLDDWGVGSSGSRLTTGNSEWHEKLEHRIAGFKQTEAALLFSSGYLANIGVLSSLPEKGDILLSDELNHASIIDGCRLSKADTVIYKHVDLDNLETKLKETASYKRRFIVTDGVFSMDGNIAPLDKIMVLAKSYHACVIVDDAHGTGVLGENGRGTSDYFGVMPDVVIGTLSKAIGSEGGFVAGSKTLIDFLVNHARTFIFQTAIPPANCAASYTALGIIEQSKEKRLQLRSHFFQIKKELKEMGFSVKGADTPIIPVIIGDTQKTAIFAEKLQEKGIFAPAIRPPTVAIGESRIRLTVTTEHCTNEINYLLETFNLVGKELNMIK; encoded by the coding sequence ATGCTAAACGATGATAGGTGGTTAAATAAGCGTTTAGACAGAATGAAAGAGGCTGGATTAACTCGGCATATACGAACAATAAATAATCAAAGTGTCTTTTCTTCAAATGATTATTTAGGATTGGCAAAAGATAGACGGTTGATTTCGGCAGCAAAAAGGACACTTGATGACTGGGGAGTTGGAAGCAGTGGATCAAGACTAACAACAGGTAATTCTGAGTGGCATGAAAAACTTGAACATCGTATTGCAGGCTTCAAGCAAACGGAAGCAGCTCTTTTATTTTCAAGTGGTTATTTAGCTAATATCGGTGTTCTGTCATCACTGCCAGAAAAAGGGGACATCCTTTTAAGCGACGAATTAAATCATGCCAGTATTATTGATGGCTGCCGCCTATCAAAAGCTGACACCGTTATCTATAAACATGTTGATCTGGATAATCTAGAAACAAAGTTGAAAGAAACAGCATCTTACAAACGTCGATTTATTGTAACAGATGGAGTATTCAGTATGGACGGTAATATTGCACCTTTGGATAAAATTATGGTACTTGCAAAAAGCTATCATGCCTGTGTGATTGTTGACGATGCTCATGGTACAGGGGTTTTAGGAGAAAACGGCAGGGGGACAAGCGATTATTTCGGGGTAATGCCTGATGTGGTCATTGGAACATTAAGCAAAGCAATTGGATCAGAAGGAGGTTTTGTCGCTGGTTCTAAAACTTTAATTGACTTTCTTGTCAATCACGCGCGAACGTTTATTTTTCAAACCGCGATACCTCCTGCTAATTGTGCGGCTTCTTATACTGCCTTGGGAATCATTGAGCAAAGCAAAGAAAAGCGCCTACAGCTGAGATCACATTTCTTTCAAATCAAGAAAGAACTTAAAGAAATGGGCTTTTCAGTAAAGGGAGCTGATACACCAATTATCCCAGTTATTATTGGCGATACACAAAAAACTGCGATATTTGCAGAAAAGCTACAGGAAAAAGGAATATTTGCACCTGCTATCCGTCCACCCACTGTAGCAATTGGAGAAAGTCGTATTCGATTAACAGTCACAACAGAACATTGCACGAATGAAATTAATTATTTGCTGGAGACATTTAATTTAGTAGGAAAAGAGTTGAATATGATTAAATGA
- a CDS encoding SDR family NAD(P)-dependent oxidoreductase gives MDMDLKNKTALVTGSTRGIGKAIAIELAKEGVHVLINGRNDEEVERIVNEMKLEFPNTFPQNATADIVDRQQREALFNKHPQIDILVNNMGIYEMMKYEDIDDEVWEKYIRTNVLAANGLSKFYLPKMIKNNFGRVIFIASEEAVMPSGQMPQYCITKSMLLSLSKNLSKLTIGKEVTVNTIMPGPTLSENVHQIIEGMYPNEGMPFFEKEKEFMTTNLPQSEIQRFIRPTEIGRLTAFICSPYASAFKGSPIRMDGGMVPTIF, from the coding sequence ATGGATATGGATTTAAAAAATAAAACAGCTTTAGTCACTGGATCAACAAGAGGGATCGGTAAAGCAATTGCCATTGAACTTGCAAAAGAAGGTGTTCATGTACTAATTAATGGACGAAATGACGAAGAGGTGGAACGAATCGTAAATGAAATGAAGTTAGAGTTCCCTAATACCTTCCCTCAAAACGCTACTGCCGATATTGTAGATCGTCAACAAAGGGAAGCATTATTTAATAAACATCCCCAAATTGATATTTTAGTTAACAATATGGGAATTTATGAAATGATGAAATATGAGGACATCGACGATGAAGTATGGGAAAAGTATATCCGTACGAATGTTCTTGCCGCAAATGGATTATCTAAATTTTACTTACCTAAAATGATAAAAAATAATTTTGGTCGAGTTATCTTTATTGCGAGTGAAGAAGCAGTTATGCCTTCTGGACAAATGCCTCAATATTGTATAACAAAATCAATGCTATTATCATTGTCAAAAAACCTATCCAAATTAACAATAGGAAAAGAAGTTACTGTCAATACGATCATGCCGGGACCAACACTCTCCGAGAATGTGCATCAAATAATTGAGGGGATGTACCCTAATGAAGGTATGCCTTTTTTTGAAAAAGAGAAAGAATTTATGACTACAAATCTACCTCAGTCTGAAATCCAACGATTTATCAGGCCAACTGAGATAGGTAGATTAACTGCCTTTATATGTAGCCCTTATGCATCCGCTTTTAAAGGTTCTCCGATCCGTATGGATGGAGGCATGGTACCGACTATATTCTAA
- a CDS encoding AAA family ATPase, with protein MATLHLMVGLPCSGKTTFARELEKRYSALRLSPDEWHTRLGHEYGYKMTELDEEIHNARHDAVESLMWDVAARVLALGVDAILDFGFWGRCERDQFRSRAKELGADFRIHFMDISEEVLFERLRSRNAQKPDATFVIPEAKLKEWMKIFEKPSPDELEY; from the coding sequence ATGGCAACCCTTCATTTAATGGTCGGTCTACCTTGTAGTGGTAAGACAACTTTTGCCCGGGAACTTGAAAAAAGATACTCCGCACTTAGACTTTCTCCCGATGAATGGCATACGAGACTAGGTCATGAATACGGGTATAAAATGACAGAGTTAGATGAGGAAATCCACAATGCTAGACATGATGCAGTGGAATCTCTTATGTGGGATGTCGCAGCAAGAGTTTTAGCTCTTGGTGTTGATGCTATTCTGGATTTTGGATTCTGGGGAAGATGTGAACGAGATCAGTTTCGTTCTCGTGCTAAAGAATTGGGAGCTGACTTTAGGATCCATTTTATGGATATATCAGAAGAGGTTCTGTTTGAACGTTTAAGGTCTAGGAATGCTCAGAAACCAGATGCAACTTTTGTAATACCAGAAGCTAAACTTAAGGAGTGGATGAAAATCTTTGAGAAGCCTTCACCAGATGAGCTTGAGTATTAA
- the tatA gene encoding twin-arginine translocase TatA/TatE family subunit, with protein MGGPGLILILIIALIIFGPSKLPEIGRAFGSTLREFKKSTRDLVTDDSNSETSNKKDN; from the coding sequence ATTGGCGGACCAGGATTAATACTAATTTTAATCATTGCCCTTATTATTTTCGGACCTTCTAAGTTACCGGAAATTGGAAGAGCATTTGGCTCAACATTAAGGGAATTTAAAAAGTCTACCAGAGATCTTGTAACAGATGACTCAAATTCAGAAACATCTAATAAGAAAGATAACTAA
- the tatC gene encoding twin-arginine translocase subunit TatC, with translation MRLVQHFEELRKRIIITIVAFLLSLVLAFIYVQDIYHVLVQDLPFKLALLGPSDILFVYLMIACVVAITATIPVAAHQAWLYVRPALTPKERRVTIAYIPALFTLFILGISFGYFILFPLVLNFLMSLSNDMFTTFFTTEKYFKFLLHMTLPFGFLFELPVVIMFLTSLGIINPYRLQKIRKYAYFLLIFVSISITPPDFLSDILVVIPLLLLYEISISLSKLVYKRQQRTKEENNEVYKESV, from the coding sequence ATGCGCTTAGTTCAGCACTTTGAAGAATTACGTAAACGCATTATTATCACTATAGTTGCCTTTCTGTTGTCTTTAGTCCTAGCATTTATATATGTCCAAGATATTTATCATGTGTTAGTTCAAGACTTGCCATTTAAGCTGGCTCTGTTAGGACCGAGTGATATCTTATTTGTTTATTTAATGATTGCATGCGTTGTTGCTATTACAGCTACTATACCAGTTGCTGCGCACCAAGCTTGGTTGTATGTACGTCCAGCATTAACACCAAAAGAACGCAGAGTTACCATCGCTTATATTCCAGCATTATTTACTCTATTTATATTAGGAATTAGTTTTGGCTACTTTATCCTATTTCCTCTTGTATTAAATTTTTTAATGTCGCTATCTAATGATATGTTTACTACTTTCTTTACAACGGAGAAATATTTCAAATTTTTGCTTCACATGACTTTGCCTTTTGGATTTCTGTTTGAACTTCCCGTTGTCATTATGTTTTTGACAAGTTTAGGAATTATCAATCCATACCGTTTGCAAAAAATTAGGAAATATGCATACTTTCTGTTAATTTTTGTTTCAATTTCGATTACGCCTCCAGACTTTCTTTCAGATATCCTGGTGGTTATACCTTTATTACTCTTATATGAAATTAGTATCAGCTTATCTAAATTAGTTTATAAAAGACAGCAAAGGACTAAAGAAGAAAATAATGAGGTATACAAAGAATCTGTTTAA
- the bioA gene encoding adenosylmethionine--8-amino-7-oxononanoate transaminase has protein sequence MTQKLIEKSKKYLWLPFTQMKDYDEHPLIIESGNGIKVKDIYGKEYYDGFSSVWLNVHGHRKKELDEAIKKQLGKIAHSTLLGMTNVPATELAEKLIGLTSEKLTRVFYSDSGAEAMEIALKMAFQYWKNIGKPEKKKFISMQNGYHGDTIGAVSVGSISLFHDVYGALMFESFKAPIPYVYRSESGNPSQCRDECLHTLEQLLIEKHQEIAALSIESMVQGAAGMIIMPKGFLAGVRKLCTKYDVLMIVDEVATGFGRTGKMFACEHEQVHPDLMAAGKGITGGYLPIAVTFTTEKIYNAFYDDYKKLKTFFHGHSYTGNQLGCAVALENLRLFEAEKIVEQVFKKSKDLHILLKGLDSHPHVGEIRQLGFMCGIELVQSKVTKKPFPAEKRMGYHVSLKMRELGMLTRPLGDVIVFMPPLASSNSELKAMVTIMKHAINEVTTC, from the coding sequence ATGACACAGAAATTGATTGAAAAAAGTAAAAAATATCTATGGCTGCCTTTCACTCAGATGAAGGATTATGATGAACATCCATTGATTATCGAAAGTGGTAATGGAATAAAAGTAAAAGACATTTATGGCAAGGAATATTATGATGGCTTCTCTTCAGTTTGGCTTAATGTACATGGTCATCGTAAGAAAGAATTAGATGAAGCGATTAAGAAACAGCTTGGAAAAATTGCACATTCCACATTGTTAGGTATGACAAATGTTCCTGCAACAGAACTTGCCGAAAAGCTAATTGGACTAACTTCAGAGAAATTGACACGAGTTTTTTATTCAGATAGTGGTGCAGAAGCGATGGAAATAGCGCTGAAAATGGCTTTTCAATATTGGAAAAACATAGGGAAGCCAGAGAAGAAAAAGTTTATCTCGATGCAAAATGGATATCATGGCGATACGATTGGTGCTGTAAGTGTAGGTTCAATCTCACTTTTCCATGATGTATATGGTGCTTTAATGTTTGAAAGTTTTAAGGCCCCTATTCCTTACGTATATCGCTCTGAAAGCGGCAATCCTTCACAGTGCCGAGATGAATGCTTACATACACTTGAACAGCTGCTGATTGAAAAGCACCAAGAAATAGCCGCGCTTTCCATTGAATCAATGGTACAGGGAGCCGCCGGGATGATCATCATGCCAAAAGGTTTTTTAGCCGGTGTTCGTAAACTTTGTACAAAATATGATGTCCTGATGATAGTGGATGAAGTTGCAACAGGCTTTGGTCGCACAGGGAAAATGTTTGCCTGTGAACATGAACAAGTACATCCGGATTTAATGGCAGCTGGAAAGGGAATTACAGGTGGGTATTTACCAATTGCGGTGACATTTACAACAGAGAAAATTTACAATGCATTCTATGATGACTATAAAAAGCTAAAAACCTTTTTTCATGGCCATTCCTATACGGGAAATCAGCTTGGCTGTGCAGTAGCACTAGAAAATTTACGTTTGTTTGAAGCGGAAAAGATCGTTGAACAGGTATTCAAAAAATCAAAGGATCTCCATATTCTCCTTAAAGGGCTGGATTCACACCCTCATGTTGGAGAAATCAGGCAGCTGGGTTTTATGTGTGGAATAGAACTTGTTCAATCTAAAGTAACAAAAAAACCTTTTCCTGCAGAAAAACGCATGGGATATCACGTTTCATTAAAAATGAGAGAGCTTGGCATGCTCACGAGACCACTAGGTGATGTGATCGTATTTATGCCACCGCTTGCTAGTTCAAACAGTGAACTTAAAGCAATGGTCACGATTATGAAACATGCAATAAATGAGGTAACCACATGCTAA
- a CDS encoding AraC family transcriptional regulator, producing MSATTYQSSEYLKSNEFPFWIQRFYHDTFNIPAEHSHEFIELVFVVNGHGSHIFEGQSYMLKTNDIFIINPGEVHTFKIEKNESLEIINCLFLPSLIQDSWLKELGVSQSMDYFYIHPFLDKNERFHHLLNLDVSYSSRLLHLLEGMMHEYNKENSCYSTLIRLQLVELLILLSRIYNERNSQKRKSLSKQEDGKLLIQRICGYLTRNFDQKISIQNLCQLFNISPRHLNRLFKQETGQTIVEMVHNIRIEKAKQYLVETDEKVINVAIRVGYDDPAFFSRLFRRIVGCSPGKFKASKMNGDISKILK from the coding sequence ATGTCGGCAACTACATATCAGAGTAGTGAATATTTGAAGTCCAATGAATTTCCGTTTTGGATCCAAAGGTTTTATCATGATACTTTTAACATTCCTGCTGAACATTCACATGAATTTATTGAACTCGTATTTGTAGTTAATGGTCATGGAAGCCATATTTTTGAAGGCCAATCGTACATGCTAAAAACAAATGATATATTTATTATAAACCCTGGTGAAGTACATACATTTAAAATTGAAAAAAATGAATCCTTGGAAATTATTAATTGTTTATTTCTTCCTAGTTTAATCCAAGATTCATGGTTGAAAGAATTAGGTGTATCTCAATCAATGGATTATTTTTATATCCATCCCTTCTTAGATAAAAATGAGCGTTTCCATCACTTGTTAAACTTAGATGTAAGTTATTCCTCGAGATTATTGCATTTATTAGAGGGAATGATGCATGAATATAACAAAGAAAATTCATGTTACTCCACCTTAATACGACTACAGCTAGTAGAGTTACTCATCCTCTTATCTCGTATTTATAATGAGAGGAATTCCCAAAAAAGAAAGTCCCTTTCAAAGCAAGAAGATGGAAAACTATTGATTCAAAGAATTTGCGGATATTTAACCAGGAATTTCGACCAAAAGATCTCCATCCAGAACCTCTGTCAGTTATTTAATATTAGTCCACGCCACCTAAACCGCTTATTTAAACAAGAAACCGGACAAACCATCGTAGAGATGGTTCATAATATAAGAATTGAAAAAGCTAAACAGTATTTAGTAGAAACTGATGAAAAAGTGATTAATGTTGCCATAAGGGTTGGATATGATGATCCTGCATTTTTTAGTCGATTATTTCGTAGAATTGTTGGCTGTTCTCCTGGTAAATTCAAAGCAAGCAAAATGAATGGCGATATCTCAAAAATTTTAAAATAG
- a CDS encoding tyrosine-type recombinase/integrase, with product MLCENNRTIQDRFMCYRKDPGIHLSPHTLRHTFAAHLAIKGMPLPCVQDLLGHDSPHQTQLYARLYSHDRKEMYDEWM from the coding sequence ATTCTATGTGAAAATAATCGTACAATACAAGATAGGTTCATGTGTTATAGAAAGGACCCTGGTATTCACCTCAGTCCTCATACATTACGTCATACATTTGCTGCACACTTAGCTATTAAAGGAATGCCGTTACCATGTGTCCAAGATCTTTTAGGGCATGATAGTCCTCATCAAACACAGCTATATGCTCGGTTATATAGTCATGATCGAAAGGAAATGTATGATGAATGGATGTAA
- a CDS encoding AraC family transcriptional regulator: MTLYTSDHIKIPAGFWEGLRQLGIVAHEVVRKAQLPITIISDPVVTTAQYFAIWQAYSDLIDDTAKGIIKLATSFETDHFPPTVLATYHARDYRDALKRMARYKQLCPPESIHITEEGENCIIEIESLHSEQPGLPILIGITLAFLLELGRRGTGQPLTAKFVEISPDSIGDLQILEDYFGCQIQIGTNCNRLTLHRADLDRPFVSYNAELLEILTPVLEQSLNEQARSTSITETVKWIMKRSLTGGRPDIQTIASELGISDRTLQRRLTEEGTSFKHLLTKVRYKQAREYLADPSLDIKEVAFLIGYEDQNSFYRAFHLWEGATPLKWRTEHLGLNLIN, encoded by the coding sequence ATGACGTTGTATACCTCTGATCATATTAAAATTCCGGCAGGATTTTGGGAAGGATTACGTCAATTGGGGATTGTCGCCCACGAGGTGGTTCGAAAAGCACAATTGCCAATCACCATTATTTCTGATCCAGTTGTCACCACAGCTCAATATTTCGCGATCTGGCAGGCTTATTCCGATCTCATTGATGACACTGCCAAAGGAATCATCAAGCTTGCGACATCCTTTGAAACAGATCATTTCCCCCCGACTGTCTTAGCAACTTACCATGCTCGTGACTATCGTGATGCGTTAAAGCGAATGGCCAGGTACAAACAACTGTGTCCTCCTGAAAGCATACATATCACCGAGGAAGGTGAAAACTGCATAATTGAAATAGAATCATTGCATAGTGAGCAACCCGGTCTGCCCATTCTAATTGGTATTACGTTGGCATTTCTACTCGAGCTGGGACGCCGGGGCACAGGTCAACCTTTGACAGCAAAGTTCGTCGAAATTTCTCCCGATTCAATCGGCGACCTTCAGATACTTGAAGATTACTTCGGCTGCCAAATTCAGATCGGTACAAATTGTAACCGGTTGACTTTACATCGAGCAGATCTGGATCGTCCCTTTGTCTCGTACAATGCAGAATTGCTGGAGATCCTGACTCCCGTACTGGAACAGTCGTTGAATGAGCAGGCTCGCAGCACATCAATTACTGAGACGGTCAAGTGGATCATGAAACGTAGCCTAACAGGAGGTCGCCCTGACATTCAGACTATTGCGAGCGAGTTAGGGATAAGCGATCGTACCTTGCAGCGGCGTCTTACTGAAGAAGGCACGAGCTTCAAGCATTTGTTAACAAAAGTTCGATATAAGCAGGCAAGAGAATACCTGGCAGACCCGTCACTTGATATTAAAGAGGTCGCCTTTTTGATTGGATATGAAGACCAAAACTCATTCTACCGCGCCTTTCACCTTTGGGAAGGTGCTACTCCTTTAAAGTGGCGTACTGAACATCTCGGTTTAAACTTGATTAATTGA